In Tachysurus vachellii isolate PV-2020 chromosome 1, HZAU_Pvac_v1, whole genome shotgun sequence, a genomic segment contains:
- the lyn gene encoding tyrosine-protein kinase Lyn isoform X1, protein MGCKKSKPAEGQSGGSFGVKKREPVHPEKTVYVRDPTSPKPHTINNAPSSGLLPGQRFQQMEEQHEHGKIVVALYPYEAIHPDDLGFKKGEKMQVLEEHGEWWKAKSLSSRKEGFVPSNYVAQVDTMETEEWFYKDITRKDAERQLLAPANKPGSYLIRESETSKGSYSLSIRDVGPQGSDVVKHYKIRSLDNGGYYISPKITFPDIKKMIQHYHKQSDGLCRKLEKPCEKPKAQKPWDKDAWEISKESIKMVKKLGAGQFGEVWMAYYNNSTKVAVKTLKPGTMSVEAFMEEANLMKTLQHDRLVRLYAVVTKCEPIYIITEFMANGSLLDFLKSTTGSSLQLPKLIDFSAQIAEGMAYIEKKNYIHRDLRAANVLVSESLLCKIADFGLARVIEDDQYTAREGAKFPIKWTAPEAINYGSFTIKSDMWSFGILIYEIITFGKIPYPGMSNGEVMTSVQRGYRMPKPENCPAELYEIMNSCWKSKPEDRPTFDYMQSVLDDFYTATEGQYQQQP, encoded by the exons ATGGGTTGTAAAAAATCCAAGCCTGCCGAGGGGCAGAGTGGAGGTTCGTTTGGTGTGAAGAAGCGCGAGCCTGTACATCCTGAAAAAACGGTATATGTGAGAGATCCAACCTCCCCTAAACCCCACACTATA AATAATGCTCCTTCATCAGGACTCCTACCCGGGCAGAGATTCCAACAAATGGAAG AGCAACACGAACACGGCAAAATAGTGGTCGCTCTCTACCCCTACGAGGCGATCCACCCGGATGACCTGGGATTTAAGAAGGGGGAGAAGATGCAGGTTCTGGAAGA ACATGGCGAATGGTGGAAGGCAAAATCTCTGAGCTCAAGGAAAGAAGGTTTCGTCCCCTCCAATTATGTCGCCCAGGTCGACACGATGGAGACGGAAGA ATGGTTCTATAAAGATATCACAAGAAAAGATGCAGAGCGACAACTGCTAGCACCTGCTAACAAACCTGGTTCCTACCTCatcagagagagcgagacatcCAAAG GAAGCTACTCGCTCTCCATCCGAGACGTAGGTCCTCAGGGTTCAGATGttgtaaaacattacaaaatcCGGAGTCTGGACAATGGTGGCTACTACATTTCCCCCAAAATCACATTCCCAGATATCAAGAAAATGATCCAGCATTACCACA AGCAATCAGATGGACTTTGTCGTAAACTGGAGAAGCCGTGCGAAAAGCCAAAAGCCCAGAAACCATGGGATAAAGATGCCTGGGAGATCTCGAAAGAGTCCATCAAGATGGTGAAGAAGCTTGGGGCGGGGCAGTTCGGAGAGGTGTGGATGG CGTATTACAACAACAGCACGAAGGTGGCGGTAAAGACACTGAAGCCCGGCACAATGTCAGTCGAGGCTTTCATGGAGGAAGCGAACCTGATGAAGACGCTTCAGCACGATCGGCTCGTTCGACTGTACGCCGTCGTCACCAAGTGCGAGCCCATCTACATCATCACCGAGTTCATGGCTAACG GCAGCTTGTTGGATTTCTTGAAAAGCACCACAGGCTCCAGTTTACAGCTTCCCAAACTGATCGATTTCTCCGctcag ATTGCAGAAGGCATGGCCTACATTGAGAAGAAGAATTACATCCACCGAGACCTGAGAGCCGCAAACGTGCTGGTGTCTGAAAGCCTGCTGTGTAAGATCGCAGACTTTGGCTTGGCCAGAGTTATCGAGGACGACCAGTACACGGccagagaag GAGCAAAGTTCCCCATCAAATGGACCGCACCAGAGGCAATAAATTACGGTTCCTTCACCATAAAGTCTGACATGTGGTCTTTTGGTATTCTCATCTATGAAATAATCACGTTTGGGAAAATCCCTTATCCAG GAATGAGCAATGGTGAGGTCATGACCTCAGTGCAGCGTGGTTACCGCATGCCCAAGCCTGAAAACTGCCCTGCCGAACTGTATGAAATCATGAACTCCTGCTGGAAAAGTAAACCCGAAGACCGACCCACCTTCGACTACATGCAGAGCGTCCTAGACGACTTCTACACTGCCACCGAGGGCCAATACCAGCAGCAGCCCTGA
- the lyn gene encoding tyrosine-protein kinase Lyn isoform X2, translated as MGCKKSKPAEGQSGGSFGVKKREPVHPEKTNNAPSSGLLPGQRFQQMEEQHEHGKIVVALYPYEAIHPDDLGFKKGEKMQVLEEHGEWWKAKSLSSRKEGFVPSNYVAQVDTMETEEWFYKDITRKDAERQLLAPANKPGSYLIRESETSKGSYSLSIRDVGPQGSDVVKHYKIRSLDNGGYYISPKITFPDIKKMIQHYHKQSDGLCRKLEKPCEKPKAQKPWDKDAWEISKESIKMVKKLGAGQFGEVWMAYYNNSTKVAVKTLKPGTMSVEAFMEEANLMKTLQHDRLVRLYAVVTKCEPIYIITEFMANGSLLDFLKSTTGSSLQLPKLIDFSAQIAEGMAYIEKKNYIHRDLRAANVLVSESLLCKIADFGLARVIEDDQYTAREGAKFPIKWTAPEAINYGSFTIKSDMWSFGILIYEIITFGKIPYPGMSNGEVMTSVQRGYRMPKPENCPAELYEIMNSCWKSKPEDRPTFDYMQSVLDDFYTATEGQYQQQP; from the exons ATGGGTTGTAAAAAATCCAAGCCTGCCGAGGGGCAGAGTGGAGGTTCGTTTGGTGTGAAGAAGCGCGAGCCTGTACATCCTGAAAAAACG AATAATGCTCCTTCATCAGGACTCCTACCCGGGCAGAGATTCCAACAAATGGAAG AGCAACACGAACACGGCAAAATAGTGGTCGCTCTCTACCCCTACGAGGCGATCCACCCGGATGACCTGGGATTTAAGAAGGGGGAGAAGATGCAGGTTCTGGAAGA ACATGGCGAATGGTGGAAGGCAAAATCTCTGAGCTCAAGGAAAGAAGGTTTCGTCCCCTCCAATTATGTCGCCCAGGTCGACACGATGGAGACGGAAGA ATGGTTCTATAAAGATATCACAAGAAAAGATGCAGAGCGACAACTGCTAGCACCTGCTAACAAACCTGGTTCCTACCTCatcagagagagcgagacatcCAAAG GAAGCTACTCGCTCTCCATCCGAGACGTAGGTCCTCAGGGTTCAGATGttgtaaaacattacaaaatcCGGAGTCTGGACAATGGTGGCTACTACATTTCCCCCAAAATCACATTCCCAGATATCAAGAAAATGATCCAGCATTACCACA AGCAATCAGATGGACTTTGTCGTAAACTGGAGAAGCCGTGCGAAAAGCCAAAAGCCCAGAAACCATGGGATAAAGATGCCTGGGAGATCTCGAAAGAGTCCATCAAGATGGTGAAGAAGCTTGGGGCGGGGCAGTTCGGAGAGGTGTGGATGG CGTATTACAACAACAGCACGAAGGTGGCGGTAAAGACACTGAAGCCCGGCACAATGTCAGTCGAGGCTTTCATGGAGGAAGCGAACCTGATGAAGACGCTTCAGCACGATCGGCTCGTTCGACTGTACGCCGTCGTCACCAAGTGCGAGCCCATCTACATCATCACCGAGTTCATGGCTAACG GCAGCTTGTTGGATTTCTTGAAAAGCACCACAGGCTCCAGTTTACAGCTTCCCAAACTGATCGATTTCTCCGctcag ATTGCAGAAGGCATGGCCTACATTGAGAAGAAGAATTACATCCACCGAGACCTGAGAGCCGCAAACGTGCTGGTGTCTGAAAGCCTGCTGTGTAAGATCGCAGACTTTGGCTTGGCCAGAGTTATCGAGGACGACCAGTACACGGccagagaag GAGCAAAGTTCCCCATCAAATGGACCGCACCAGAGGCAATAAATTACGGTTCCTTCACCATAAAGTCTGACATGTGGTCTTTTGGTATTCTCATCTATGAAATAATCACGTTTGGGAAAATCCCTTATCCAG GAATGAGCAATGGTGAGGTCATGACCTCAGTGCAGCGTGGTTACCGCATGCCCAAGCCTGAAAACTGCCCTGCCGAACTGTATGAAATCATGAACTCCTGCTGGAAAAGTAAACCCGAAGACCGACCCACCTTCGACTACATGCAGAGCGTCCTAGACGACTTCTACACTGCCACCGAGGGCCAATACCAGCAGCAGCCCTGA
- the urod gene encoding uroporphyrinogen decarboxylase — MDKDDHILPKDFPELKNDTFLRAARGEEVEYVPVWCMRQAGRYLPEFREFRAGKDFFDTCRSPEDCCELTLQPLRRFPFDAAIIFSDILVVPQALGMDVQMVAGKGPTFPEPLKEPDDLQRLRSKVDVASDLGYVFRAITLTRHKLEGKVPLIGFSGAPWTLMSYMIEGGGSTTHSKAKRWLYRHPEASHTLLKRLTDVIVEYLLGQVRAGAQALQVFESHAGCLGPVEFKVFALPYLRDIARRVKDRLKESGLDNVPMIVFAKDGHYALEDLSQSHYEVVGLDWTIDPRAARQRTGGKVSLQGNMDPCALYATKESISDIVKTMVEAFGTKGYIANLGHGLYPDMDPESVGAFVEAVHTHSRRLLNHK, encoded by the exons ATGGATAAAGACGATCATATCCT GCCAAAAGACTTTCCTGAGCTGAAAAATGACACGTTTTTGCGAGCAGCTCGAGGTGAAGAGGTCGAGTATGTTCCAGTGTGGTGTATGCGTCAAGCCGGACGATACCTGCCAG AGTTCAGGGAATTCAGAGCAGGCAAGGACTTTTTTGACACGTGCCGCTCTCCAGAAGACTGCTGTGAGCTCACGCTGCAG CCACTGAGACGATTCCCTTTTGACGCTGCGATCATCTTCTCTGACATCCTGGTGGTGCCGCAG gctctAGGTATGGATGTCCAGATGGTAGCAGGAAAAGGTCCAACATTCCCAGAGCCCCTGAAAGAGCCGGATGACCTGCAGAGACTCCGCTCCAAAGTAGACGTGGCGTCTGACCTGGGCTACGTGTTCAGGGCTATTACACTGACACGACACAAACTGGAAGGCAAAGTTCCTCTCATCGGCTTCAGTGGTGCACCA TGGACTCTGATGTCCTATATGATTGAAGGCGGAGGCTCCACCACCCACTCGAAGGCAAAGCGCTGGTTATACCGACACCCCGAAGCCAGTCACACGCTCCTCAAACGCCTTACTGATGTTATTGTGGAGTATCTACTGGGTCAGGTCAGAGCCGGCGCTCAG GCTCTGCAGGTGTTTGAATCACACGCTGGCTGTCTGGGTCCAGTGGAGTTTAAAGTGTTTGCTTTGCCGTACCTCAGGGACATCGCACGCAGGGTAAAGGACAGGCTGAAGGAGTCAGGATTAGACAACGTCCCCATG ATTGTATTTGCGAAGGACGGCCATTACGCTCTGGAGGACCTCTCCCAGTCTCACTATGAGGTGGTGGGCTTGGATTGGACCATTGACCCTCGTGCAGCACG GCAAAGGACTGGAGGGAAAGTCAGTCTGCAAGGAAACATGGACCCCTGTGCACTGTATGCTACTAAG gagaGCATTTCTGATATTGTAAAGACGATGGTGGAGGCGTTCGGCACCAAAGGCTACATCGCCAACCTCGGCCACGGTTTGTACCCAGACATGGATCCTGAGAGTGTGGGCGCTTTTGTGGAGgccgtgcacacacactcccgtCGGCTGCTCAACCACAAATAA